The nucleotide window CCGCACCTGCTGGTGGCCGGCACCACCGGCTCGGGCAAGTCGGTGGCGGTCAACGCGATGATCCTGTCGATGCTGTACAAGGCGACGCCCGAAGACGTGCGCATGATCATGATCGACCCCAAGATGCTGGAACTGTCGGTCTACGAGGGCATTCCGCACCTGCTGGCGCCGGTGGTCACCGACATGAAGCAGGCCGCGCACGCGCTCAACTGGTGCGTCGGCGAAATGGAAAAGCGCTACAAGCTGATGTCGGCGCTGGGCGTGCGCAACCTGGCCGGCTACAACCAGAAGATCCGCGCCGCCGAGGCCGCGGGGCAGAAGGTGCCGAACCCGTTCTCGCTGACCCCGGACGCGCCCGAGCCGCTGTCGCGGCTGCCGATGATCGTGGTGGTGATCGACGAACTGGCCGACCTGATGATGGTCGCCGGCAAGAAGATCGAGGAACTGATCGCGCGGCTGGCGCAGAAGGCGCGCGCCGCCGGCATCCACCTGATCCTGGCCACGCAGCGCCCGTCGGTGGACGTGATCACCGGCCTGATCAAGGCCAATATCCCCACGCGCGTGGCGTTCCAGGTCTCGTCCAAGATCGATTCGCGCACCATCCTCGACCAGATGGGCGCAGAGAGTCTGCTGGGGCAGGGCGACATGCTGTTCCTGCCGCCGGGCACCGGCTATCCGCAGCGCGTGCATGGCGCCTTTGTCGCCGACGACGAAGTGCATCGCGTGGTCGAGCACTGGAAGCAGTTCGGCGAGCCGGACTACGATGAAGCCATCCTCGCCGGCGACCCGGCCGAAGCCGGCGGCGCCGACCTGTTCGGCGACGGCGGCGGCGACGGCGAGGCCGACCCGCTCTACGACGAAGCCGCCAGCTTCGTGCTGACCAGCCGGCGCGCCTCGATCTCGGCGGTGCAGCGGCAGCTGCGCATCGGCTATAACCGCGCGGCGCGGCTGATCGAGCAGATGGAAGTGGCCGGCCTGGTCTCGCCGATGGGCCGCAACGGCGCGCGCGACGTGCTGGCGCCCGGGCCGGGCGACTGACGCTTTACCGGGAGGCTGGATGAAGCCCGAGCATGGAAACCTGCTGGCCGGCGTGCCGGCCGGCGCGGCCGACGAGATCTTCCAGCCGCTGCTGCAGCGCCCGGGCCTGAAGATCGAGCGCATTGTCTCCAACGGCCAGGCCAGCGCGCCGGGCTTCTGGTACGACAGCGCGGAGGCGGAATGGGTGCTGCTGCTCAGCGGCAGCGCCGCGCTCGAGATCGAGGGGCAGGCCGGAGAGCATCGCATGGCGCCAGGCGACTGGCTGCACCTGCCGGCGCATTGCCGGCATCGGGTGGCGTGGACGGATGCCACGCAGCCGACGGTCTGGCTGGCGGTGCATTACGGGAGGGGCGGGAGTTAGGAACGGTGGGGGCGCGCGCATCGGGCTTCCGATGCGCGGCTGTTTGCTCCCCTCTCCCGCATGCGGGAGAGGGGCCGGGGGTGAGGGCAGGCGCAGGCATACCGACGCCCTTGACTTCGTTGACGCTCCGGCCCTCACCCCCACCCCTCTCCCGCACGAGGGAGAGGGGAGCGTATGCGAGGGTTCGTGGTCTTGTTCAAACGACCGCCGCCTGCTCCTGCGCAAACACCGGCTCCCCCAAATTCAACATCAACCGGTTGGCCCAGGCAAAAATCGCCACCGAGTGAATCAGATCCAGAATCTCCGCATCCGAAAGCCCCGCCTCGCGCAGCGGCTTTAACTGCTGCGCCGTCACCTGCGCCGGCCGCTCGGTCAGTTCGATCGAGAACTTCGCGATCGCCTGCTCGCGCGCCGTGGTGCCCGCGGTGCGCGGGTCCTCGAACACTTGCCGGATCACGTCGTCGCGCTTGGCCAGCTGCTCGAAGCGTTGCGCATGGACGGAGGCGCAGTAGACGCAGCCGTTGATGCGCGACACCACCGTGGTCGACAGTTCGCGCTCCGCGCGCGGCATGCCGCCCGGCGCATACATGATGGCGTTGAAGGCGGTGGAGCGCTGGCGCAGGATCTCGGGCTGGTGCACCAGGAAGCGGTAGTAGTCCTGCACCTTGGCCTTGGGGTGGCTTTCTTCCAGCACGGCGATCTGCTCCGGCGTGGCCTGGTCGAGGTCGACCACGTCGAGCCAGGCCTTCCAGTCGAGCACTTCATTGGTGAAGCCGTGCGATCTGATGATTTCGCTCATGCCTGTGCTCCTGCGGCGTCGTTCAGGGATTTCAATGCGTCGATGCCGGCCACCAGTCGCACCTGGTACGACACGAAGGCAATCAGCTGCGCCAGCGTGACCACGTCGGGCGTGCTCAGTCCCGCGGCCGGCAGCGTCTGCAGCGCGGCCCGGTCGCCCTCGACCGGTTTGTCGATCAGCTTGCGGGTAAAGGCCAGCATCGCGCGCAGCCGAGCATCGCCCAGCTCTGCGGGCTCGCCTTCGGCAGCGATGCGCACCTGGCCGGCATCGGCGCCGGCCTGTTCGAGCCGGGCGCGGTAGTGCGCCGCCAGCTTCGGCGAGGGCGTCAGGCGTGCCGCGTACAGCGCGACCAGCAGGCGCTCTGGCAGCGACAGGCCGGGCAGGGCGGGGTCGAACAGCGCGTCATAACTGCCTTGCGTGGCGGCCACGACCTTGTCGCGCTGGTGGCGCAGCGCACGCGTGGCGCTGCCCGGCGCCAGGCCGGTGAGCTGGTCGATCAGGTCGACCGCGGGGGTTGGGGGCTGGGTCATGGGACTCCCTGGGTTCAGGTCGGTGGGTCAGGTTCAAACTTGGGCGGTGCGCAGCGCCGGCGGCGGCGCCGGCACCCATTCGTCGCCGAACACTTCGGGCTCGGCATAGGCCTGCAGCGCGGCGTAGTGCAGCTCGATGTCTTCCTGGTACAGCCGCGCGGCAATGCCCTGGCCCAGCCGGCGCGCGCCGTCGCTGATCGCCGGGATGTCGCCGGACACGGTGCCGTGCGACAGCGCCGCCGGATAGCAGAAGCAGTGGATGCGCGTCAGGCCCGGGCAGGCGCCGGGTGTCTTTTCCTGGAATTCGAAGGCCTCGCCGAGGTCGGGCGAGTCGGACAGTTCGCGGTCTGCCTGCCCGTGCGGCGGCGTGTAGCGGTCGCGCCAGTAGCGGACATGCGGCGCGAACGCGGCGAACTCGGGCCGCGTTTCCAGTGCGATGCGAAAGCCGGTCGAAAAAATCAGGAAGTCCAGCTCGAACGCGCCCTGCGGCGTGCGCACCCGCAGCCCGTCGCCGTGCGCCTCGATCGCTTCCAGCGCCGCGCCCAGGTTGAAGTACGCATTGGCATGGCGCGACACGCGCAGCGTGCTGCCGCGCGGCGGCGGCACCTGCTGGCTGTTGATGTAATGGCGCAGGCGCCATTTCCAGGCGTCGGGCAGGCCGTAGTGGCCGAAGGTCAGGCCGGGGTTGCCGGCGCCCTTGCTCTTGTTGACGCGCGGAATGTCGGCGCGGCGGATCAGCATCTCCACGCTGGCGGCACCGGCCTCCAGCGCGGTTGCGGCGCTGTCCATGGCCGAGGCGCCGGCCCCGACCACGCCCACGCGCTTGCCGCGCAGCGCGGCGTAGTCCATCTCGTCGGACGAATGCGCCCACAGGTGGCGCGGCAGCGCCGCCGCCACCGGCGGCACGTAGGCGCCGCCCAGGCCGTCGCGGCCGGTGGCGAGCACAACGCGGCGCGCCAGCACGGTCTGTGGTCCGTCGGGCGAATGCATCGACAGCGCCACCAGCCCGTCGGCGCGCGGCACGATCTGGTCGACCCGGTGCTCGTTGCGGATATCCAGCCCCAGCACCTGCCGGTACCAGCGCAGGTAGTCCATCCATTGCAGGCGCGGAATCTTGTCCAGCGCCTGCCACGCGGCCTCGCCGAACTGCGCCTCGAACCAGGCGCGGAAGGTCAGCGCCGGCAGGCCCAGCGCGGGGCCGGTCAGCTGCTTGGGCGAGCGCAGCGTCTCCATGCGCGCGGTGGTGGCCCACGGGCCTTCATAGCCGGCCGGCGCGCGGTCGAAGGCGCGCACGCGCACGCCCAGGTGGGTCAGCGTGGCGCTCGCCGCCAGCCCGGCCATGCCGCCGCCGATCACGGCGACGTCCAGCACTTCCTGGCCGTCGACGGTGCGCGGCATGGTCCAGCGCTTGGCGGGCAGCTCCAGCCAGGACAGGTCCTGGCGCAGCCGGGCTTCGAGAGCGGCCAGGCCCGGGGGCGGCGGAGCGGTCGCAACGGTGGGGTCAGTCATGGCTTGTCAGTCCGGTAGCTTGGGGGGAGGGGGCCGCGGCATCGCCAGCATCGCCGGCGTCGCCATAGAGCGATTGCAGCAGCGCGCCGTGCTCGGCCGGCTCGCGCCGCACCAGGTCGGGCAGCAGCCCGGCGGCCGCGTCGGCCACCGCCTGCACCAGCCCCAGCACGGCGGTGCTGGCCGGGCGCGCCTGCGGCGTGATCACGCCGAAGAAGAAAGGAATATCGGCGTCGATAGGCCGCACCGCGATATCGGTCAGCGGCAGTCCGCGCGCCGTCACGGGTTCCAGCAGGGCGATGCCCAGCCCCGCGCGCACCAGCGTCAGCGCGCTGATCGAAGTGTTGGTGTCGATCACGCCCGCCGCCGGCACGCCGGCGCCGGCCAGCGCACGGTCGACACGGCGGCGCAGCCGGTAGGGGTTGTGCATGGTGATGAGACGGCGGCCGCGGCAGTCCTGCAGCGCGATGGCGGGTTGCGCCGCGAGCGGATCGTCGGCGCGCAGCGCGGCCACGCAGGCGGACTGGCCGATCCAGTGCACGGTCACGCCGCGGTGTTCCAGCGGCAGGCTGTTCAGGCCGATGTCGGCGGCGCCGGTCAGCACCGCGTGCACCACCTGTTCCGGCGACTGGCTCTGCACCGCCACGCGCTCCGGCGCGCACAGCCCGCGCGCGAACGCCAGCGCCAGCGCCGGCGGCAGCAGGCCCGTGGCCAGCGCCGGGGTCGCCGCAATGCGCAGCGGCCGGCCGTCGCCGCGCGCCAGCGCCGCCGCGCGGGTGCGGATCTGCTGCATGCCGGCCAGGGTCTGCTCGACTTCGTCGTAGAGCAGGAAGCCCTGCTCGGTCGGGCTGACCCGCGGGCCGCTGCGGGTAAACAGGGCGAAGCCGAGTTCCGCCTCCAGTTCCTGGATCAGCCGCGTGATGGCCGGCTGCGAGCGGCCAAGCAGCCGCCCGGCGGCGGTGACGCTGCCGGTGGTGACGACTGCGGCGAAGGCTTCGAGTTGCCGGATTTCCATGGCGCGCGGGGGTCGCGTGGCGGTTGTATGTGTTATCCGGATTCTGGCGCCTCTACCATGCAGTTTGCAAATACTATTTCGGGATATGTTCATGCGGGGCCTATGATGTAGCGATGCCGGACGCACATCGGCACCCTATCGGGACGGACGCTTTGGCCGGGATTCATGACAGCCGGAAGATCGGGAAGGTGCGGCACGGGCTGGGGCTTGCCGTGGCATGGGTGCTGGCCGCGGCACTCGCCGCCGCCATGCCGGCCCGCGCGGCGGACCCGTTGCGCGTCGGTTCCAAGCGCTTCACCGAGTCGTACATCCTCGGCGAACTGCTGGCCCAGGCGGCCGGGCCGCCCGGCACCGCGCAGCACCAGCGCGGCCTGGGCAATACCGCGATCGTGTTCGAGGCGCTGAAGGCCGGCAGCATCGATCTCTACCCCGACTACACCGGCACGCTTGCCGCCGAGATCCTCAAGCTGCCGCCCGGCGCCGGGCTGAACCAGATCCGCCAGGCGCTGGCGCCGATGGGGCTGGGCGCGGCGATTCCGCTGGGCTTCGAGAACACCTATGCACTGGCCGTGGCCGATGCCCGCGCGGGACCGTTGCGGCGCTTGAGCGATCTGGCGGCACAGCCGCGGCTGCGGCTCGGGCTGTCGCATGAGTTCCTGGGCCGCGCCGATGGCTGGCCCGGGCTGGCCAGCCGCTATGGCTTGCCGCAACGGCCGCTCGGGCTCGATCACGGCGTCGCCTACGAAGCGCTGGCCGCGGGGCAGGTCGATGCCATCGACATCTATTCCACCGATGCCAAGATCCGCAAGTACCAGCTGCGCGTGCTCGAGGACGACCGCCATTACTTTCCGCGCTACGACGCGCTGGTGGTGTACCGGCTCGACGTGCCGCAGCGCTTCCCGCAGGCATGGCAGGCGCTGCAGCAGCTGGCGGGCCGCATCGATGCCGACGACATGATCGCGATGAACGCGGCCGCGGAGATCGACGGCCAGCCGTTCGATGCGATTGCGCGGGCATTCCTGGCAGGAAGCGGGGGACAGGCGCACGCCGCCGGCAACCCCGTGCCGCGCGGCACGCTGGCCTCCGCACTGTTCGGCCCGGATACCACGCGGCTGGCGCGGCGCCATGTCGGCCTGGTGGCGGGGGCGGTCGGGGCGGCCACGCTGGTCGGGGTGCCGCTCGGCATCCTGGCCGCGCGCCGGCGCCGCACCGGGCAGCTCGTGCTGGGCGCGGTCAGCGTGCTGCAGACCGTGCCCTCGCTGGCGCTGCTGGCCATGCTGATTCCGCTGCTGGGCCGCATCGGGGTGTGGCCGGCGATGGTGGCGCTGTTTCTCTACGCCTTGCTGCCGATCGTGCGCAATACCGCCACCGGGCTGGAGCAGGTGCCGCCGGGCATGCGCGACGCGGCGCGCGCGCTCGGCCTGCGCCGTGCGCAGGTGCTGCGCTACGTGGAGCTGCCGCTGGCGCTGCCGGTGCTGCTGGCCGGCGTCAAGACCGCGGCGATCATCAGCGTGGGCACGGCGACGATCGCGGCCTTTGTCGGCGCGGGCGGCTTTGGCGAGCGCATCGCCACCGGGCTCGCGCTCAACGATGCCACGCTGCTGCTAGCGGGCGCGATCCCTGCGGCGGTGCTGGCGCTGGTGGTGCAGGCTGCGTTCGAGGCGCTGGAGTGGGCGCTGCGCAGGCGTAGAGACGCGCGCTAGGGTGGATGAATCACCAATTGGGTACTGGGGAGCAAACCGGCGGCATGCATTGGCATTGGCCTGTCGCTACGCCCCGCTAGTCCGCCTCAACTTTCCGACGCCGCAATCAGCCGCCCCAGCGTAGCGACCGCTGCCTCTGCCTCCTGATCCCACAAATGCCCATAGTTGAGCCGGATGCAGTTGCGATACCCCTGCCGCGCCGAAAAAATCGGCCCCGGCGCAATGCCGATCCCCGCTTCCAGCGCCGCCTGATGCAGCGCCAGCGCATCGAATCCCGCCGCAAACTCCACCCACAGGAAATACCCGCCCTCCGGCCGCGACACGCGCACGTGCTCCGGGAAATGCTGCCCGATGGCATCGATCATCCGCCCCTGCTGCATCTCGAGCACGTGGCGCAGCTTGCGCAGGTGCTTGTCGTAGCCGCCGTGCTGAAGGTACTCGGCCAGCGCCACCTGCGCGGGCACGCCGGCCGACAGCGTGGTCATCAGCTTGAGCCGCTGGATCGCCTCGCCAAAGCGGCCCGGGGCGACCCAGCCGATGCGGAAGCCCGGTGCCAGGGTCTTGGAGAACGAGCTGCAATGCATCACCAGCCCCTGCGTGTCGAAGGCCTTGGCCGGCAGCGGGCAGCGGTTGCCGAAGTAGAGCTCGCCATAGACGTCGTCCTCGATCAGCGGCACCTGGTGGCGCGCCAGCAAGGCCACCAGCGCCTTCTTCTTGTCCTCGGACATGCTGGCGCCGAGCGGATTCTGGAACTGCGTCATGAACCAGCACGCCTTGACCGGGTGGCGCGACAGCGCCGTGTCGAGCGCGCCCAGGTCGATGCCTTCGGCGGGATCGACCGGGATTTCGACGGCCTTGAGCCGCAGCCGCTCCAGCGCCTGCAGCGAGGCGTAGAAGCCGGGCGATTCGATCGCGACCACGTCGCCCGGCTGCGTCACCGCCATCAGGCACAGGTTCAGCGCCTCGAGCGCGCCGTTGGTGATCACCAGGTCTTCGGCCGGCTGCGGCGCGCCCGCGCCCAGGTAGCGCAGCGCGATCTGGCGGCGCAGGGCGGCATTGCCCGGCGGCAGGTCGTTGACCGAATGCCACGGGTCGAGCGCGCGGCCGGCGCGCGCCAGCGACTTGCCCAGCCGCTCCCACGGGAACAGCTCGGGCGACGGAAAGGCCGAGCCGAACTGCACCAGGTCGCGGTCGCGCGCGCCTTCGAGCACGGCGAAGACCAGCTTGGAGATGTCCACCTGCGTCGACACCTGCCGCGACGGGCGCGCCTGCGGCTGCGGCAGCTCGCGCCGCGCCGGCCCCGCCACGTAGTAGCCGGAGCGCTCGCGCGCCCGCACCAGTCCGCGCTCTTCCAGCCGGTAATAGGCCTGGAACGCGGTCGACGGGCTGACGCCGTACTGGGCCACGGTCTTGCGGATCGACGGCAGGCGCGTGCCGGGCGGCAGGCTGCCGTTGCGGATATCGGCGGCCAGGGTTTCGGCCAGGGCTTCGTACCGTTTCATCGGGGAGGCAGTGGGGGCAGTGGGGGCAGCGGTGCAGGGATTATCGCCCGGGCGCATCCAACTGATATGGTTTTTTTCCAGCGATCTGATGCTGGTATGGCTGCGCGGGCCGGACCATAATCGGCATCTCGTCCATACCGGCGTTGTGCCAGGAGATGCCATGAACCCGTTGAGGCTGTTGCGGACCGTGCTGTGGGGCTTCCTTGGCCTGCGCCAGGGCCGGGAACACCAGCGCGACCTGGACCAGCTGCGCCCGGTGCCGCTGATCGTGACCGGCGTGGCCGTCGCCGCCGCGCTGGTGGCCGGCCTGGTGCTGGCGGCCAACTGGGCCGTGTCGGCGGCCTGACCTGACTGCCTCCATGCGCTTTCCTTGCCAAGGGCTTGGCCCTGCCCCTGCAGTCTCCCGCGTTTCCCGCGCCTTGCGCAAGCTGGCCAGCGTGGCGCTGGCGGTGCTGCTGCCCGCGGGCCTGGCGCTGGCCGCCGGCGACGCGCAGCAAGTCGAGCGCGGCCGCTACCTGGCGCGCATCGCCAATTGCGCCGCCTGCCATACCAGCGCGGGCGGCAAGCCATTTGCCGGCGGGCTGCCGATCCGCACCGCGGTCGGCACGCTGTATTCGACCAATATCACGCCCGATGCCGGCAGCGGCATCGGCGCCTACACGCTGGCCGAGTTCGACCGCGCCGTGCGCCACGGCGTGGCGCGCGACGGCAAGCGCCTGTATCCGGCGATGCCGTACCCGTCGTACGCGCGCCTGCACAGCGACGACGTGGCGGCCCTGTACGCCTACCTGCGCGCCGAGGTGGCGCCGGTGGCGCAGCGCCATCCCGCGCCGCAGATGCGTTTTCCGTTCGGCATGCGCGGCCTGCTGGCGGTGTGGAACCTGCTGTTTCTCGATGACGACCCGGTGCGCACCGACCCCGCGCGCGACGCGGCCTGGAACCGCGGCGCCTACCTGGTGCAGGCGGTGGCGCACTGCGGCGCCTGCCACACGCCGCGCGGCACGCTGTTCGCCGAGAAGGGACTGGATGAGCGCAGCCGGCATTTCCTGTCCGGTGCCAGCGTCGAGGGCTGGTCCGCCACCAACCTGACCGGCGACCAGCTGACCGGGCTGGGCGCGTGGTCGCGCGCGGATATCGCCGAGTTCCTGCGCACCGGGCGCAATGCGCACGCGACCTCGTTCGGCCCGATGTCCACGGTCGTCTCCACCGCCACGCAGTACATGACCCCGGCCGACCTCGACGCGGTCGCCGCCTACCTCAAGTCCCTGCCCGGCGCGCGCGGCGAAGACAAGCCGTTCCGGCACGATCCGGCCACCGCGCAGCAGCTGCGGCAGGGCCGCTTCGACCTGCCCGGCGCGCGCCAGTACGCGGTGTTCTGCATGCCGTGCCACGGCGCCGACGGCAAGGGCTTCGCCCGGGTATTCCCGCCGCTGGCCGGCAACCCGACCGTGGCCGATCCGGATCCGGCCTCGCTGGTCAACCTGCTGCTCGACGGCGCCGTGACCGCACGCGTTGGCACCGCGCCGTCGGACTACCACATGCCCGGCTATGGCTGGACCCTGGACGACCAGGAGCTGGCCAACGTGCTGACCTTTATCCGCGGCAGCTGGGGCAACCGCGCGGCGCCGGTGGCGGAAGCCGCCGTGGCCTCGCGCCGCCAGGCCCTGGCCGCGCAGCGCAAGGCCGACGCCCAACGATGAACCGCCGATGACGATCACCCGAAGAGACTTCCTCAATGGCACCGCGCTGGCGATTGCCGCGGGACTGGCGCCGGCGCAGCTGCTGCGCGCGCAGCCACGCGCGCCCTCTGCGTCGTACCCGCCGGCGCTGACCGGGCTGCGCGGCAACCATCCCGGCACCTACACGCTGGCGCACAGCCTGGCGCGCGAAGGCGCGAAGTATCCCGCGGTGCTGGCGCGCGAAGCCTTCGACCTGGTGGTGGTCGGCGGCGGCCTCAGCGGCCTGGCGGCGGCGTGGTTCTACCGCCGCCGCTTCGGCGCCAAGCGCCGCATCCTGATCCTCGACAACCACGACGATTTCGGCGGCCACGCCAAGCGCAACGAGTTCACGGTGCGCGGCAAGCGGCTGGTGACCTATGGCGGCAGCGCCGAGATGCCGGCCGGCGCGGCCGGCGACGCCGCGGTGCGCGAGCTGCTGGCCGGGCTCGGGCTCGATGCCGCGCATGCGCCGGCGGGCGCAGCCGCCGCGGACCCGTTTGCCGCGCTCGGCATGGGCCGCGCCGTGTTCTTCGATGCCGAGCACTTCGGGCGCGACCAATGGGTCGCGGGCGACCCGTTCGGCGAATGGATCGACGCGCGCAGCTCTGGGCGCGCGGACGGCCCCGATGCGGCGGCGTTGTCGCGCTTCCTCGACAGCGCGCCCTTGCCGGCGGCGGACCGCGCCGCGCTGGCGCGGCTGGCGGCCGGCACCACCGATTACCTGCCGGCGCTGTCCGGCGCAGAACGCACCGCAGCGCTGCGCGCGATGCGCTACGCCAGTTTCCTGCGCGACAAGGCCGGCATCGGCCTGGCCGGCCAGCGCTTCCTGCGCAGCCGCAGCCATGACGCCTATGCGCTCGATGCCGACGGCATCTCGGTGGCCGACGCCATCGCCATCGGCCTGCCCGCCGGCGCCAATATGCCGGCACCGGCGGGCAATGCGCGGCTGGGCAAGTCGCCCGCTTCGCGGTTGTGGTTTGCCGACGGCAATGCGTCGCTGGCGCGGCTGCTGGTGCAGGGCCTGATCCCGGCCGTGGCCCGGATCGGCAGGCCGGAGGAAGTGGTGTCGGCCGCGTTCGACTACAGCCGTCTCGACCGCGAAGGCGATCCGGTGCGGCTGCGGCTGAACAGCACCGCGATCGCGGTCGAGCCCGATGGCCCGATCACGCGCGTCACCTATGGCTTCAGCGGCAACCTGCACCGGGTCGAGGCGCGCCACGTGGTGCTGGCGGGCTACAACATGATGATCCCGTACCTGCTGCCGTCGCTGCCGGCGCAGCAGAAGGCCATCCTGCACAACGAGGCCAAGGCGCCGCTGGTCTACACCAAGGTGGCGCTGGACCACTGGCAGGCCTTTGCCGCGCTGCGCACGCGCCGCATCCATGCGCCGGCCATGGCCTACACCGATCTGTGGCTGGAGCCGCCCGCGGGCAGGGCGCCTTCCGACCCGGCGGTGCTGCACATGCTCTATGTGCCCACCGTGCCCGACAGCGGCATGCCCGCGCGCGACCGCTTCCGCGCCGGCCGCGCCTTGCTGCTGGGCACGCCGTTCGACGCGATGGAGCGCGACATCCGCGCGCAGCTCGACCGCATGCTGGGGCACCAGGGCTTTGTCTCGCAGGAAGTGATTCGCGGCATCACCATCAACCGCTGGGCGCACGGCTACAGCTACATGCCCGACAGCCTGGCGGGAGAGAACGTGCCGCCCGGCGCGGCGTGGCCCGGGCTGGCCGGGGTCGGCAACATCAGCATCGCCAACAGCGACAACGCCGGCAGCCCGTCGCTGACGGCGGCGGTCGCACAGGGCAAGCGCGCCATCGAGCGGCTGCCCGGCTAGCGGCGAGTCAGCCCTGGCGCGGCGGCGTCAGCGCATCGATCTCCGCATCCTTGGCCTCCCACTGGCGTGTCAGCCAGTGGTGGAATTCGGTGCGGAAGGCCTTGTCGCTGCCGTAGTCGGCCTCGCAGAAGGAAGGGGGCACCGGCAGCTGGCGCATGCGTACCAGCACCGGACCCGCGCGCCCGCAGGCCAGGTCCCAGAAGCCCGGCGCGCCTTCCGGGTAGACGATGGTGACATCGATCAGCGAGCGGAACTTGCTGCCCATCGCGTTCAGCGCCACCGCCAGCCCGCCGGCCTTGGGCTTGAGCAGGTGGCGGTAAGGGGAATCCTGCGCGGCGCGCTTGGCCTCGGAAAAGCGCGTGCCTTCGGCGAACACCATCACGCTGGTCGGCACCAGCGAAAACTTCGCGCAGGCGCGTTTGGCCGTTTCCTGGTCCTGGCGCCGCAATGCCGGATTGCGCCGCAGCTGGGCCTTGCCGTGGCGCTTCATGAACGGAAAGTCCAGCGCCCACCAGGCCAGCCCGATCACCGGCACATAGATCAGCTGCTGCTTCAGGAAGAACTTCAGCAGCGGGATGCGCCGGTTCAGCGACCGCTGCAACACGAAGATATCGGCCCACGACTGGTGGTTGCAGTTGACCAGATACCAGTCGGCATAGCGCAGCCCGTCGTTGCCGCGGATGTCCCACGGCTCGCGCTGGATCCACGAGAACCAGCCGGTGTTGCCGGAGATCCAGGCGGTGGCAATGCCGTTGAGCAGCGGATCGATGCGCCGCCTGACCGCGGCGAACGGCAGCACCAGCTTCAGCAGCGCCAGCGGAAACAGCAGCGCGCACCAGAACAGCGTGCTGGCGATCAGCAGGGTCCAGCTGACGATGCCGGTGACAAAGGCGAAGCGCCCGCGCGGCACCAGCGCGCGGCGGCGTGGCGGCACGGAAGGTGCCGCGGCCTCGGGCTGCCCTGCATCGGCGGCAACGGAAGAAGAAGTAACGCGAGAGGAAGAAGGCAAAGTCGTCATGTCGGCCAGTTTGCAGGCAGGTAATGGATTTGGGCTTGCGCTCGATCAATGCGGACGCTGGCGCGCGGTATCTCAGGTTGACGATGCTGACCCGTTCGGGTCACCCGGCGGCCCCCGGTAGCAGGGCGCTGGTGCCGACCGGGCCCCTGGCCGGGATCGTCAGAACACCAGCGTCGCCGTGCCCATGAAGGTATTGGTGCTCTTCAGCCGGTTCTTGCTCGCCACCGATGGCACCCAGCGCAGGCCCAGCG belongs to Cupriavidus taiwanensis and includes:
- a CDS encoding cytochrome c; the protein is MRFPCQGLGPAPAVSRVSRALRKLASVALAVLLPAGLALAAGDAQQVERGRYLARIANCAACHTSAGGKPFAGGLPIRTAVGTLYSTNITPDAGSGIGAYTLAEFDRAVRHGVARDGKRLYPAMPYPSYARLHSDDVAALYAYLRAEVAPVAQRHPAPQMRFPFGMRGLLAVWNLLFLDDDPVRTDPARDAAWNRGAYLVQAVAHCGACHTPRGTLFAEKGLDERSRHFLSGASVEGWSATNLTGDQLTGLGAWSRADIAEFLRTGRNAHATSFGPMSTVVSTATQYMTPADLDAVAAYLKSLPGARGEDKPFRHDPATAQQLRQGRFDLPGARQYAVFCMPCHGADGKGFARVFPPLAGNPTVADPDPASLVNLLLDGAVTARVGTAPSDYHMPGYGWTLDDQELANVLTFIRGSWGNRAAPVAEAAVASRRQALAAQRKADAQR
- a CDS encoding NAD(P)-binding protein; protein product: MTITRRDFLNGTALAIAAGLAPAQLLRAQPRAPSASYPPALTGLRGNHPGTYTLAHSLAREGAKYPAVLAREAFDLVVVGGGLSGLAAAWFYRRRFGAKRRILILDNHDDFGGHAKRNEFTVRGKRLVTYGGSAEMPAGAAGDAAVRELLAGLGLDAAHAPAGAAAADPFAALGMGRAVFFDAEHFGRDQWVAGDPFGEWIDARSSGRADGPDAAALSRFLDSAPLPAADRAALARLAAGTTDYLPALSGAERTAALRAMRYASFLRDKAGIGLAGQRFLRSRSHDAYALDADGISVADAIAIGLPAGANMPAPAGNARLGKSPASRLWFADGNASLARLLVQGLIPAVARIGRPEEVVSAAFDYSRLDREGDPVRLRLNSTAIAVEPDGPITRVTYGFSGNLHRVEARHVVLAGYNMMIPYLLPSLPAQQKAILHNEAKAPLVYTKVALDHWQAFAALRTRRIHAPAMAYTDLWLEPPAGRAPSDPAVLHMLYVPTVPDSGMPARDRFRAGRALLLGTPFDAMERDIRAQLDRMLGHQGFVSQEVIRGITINRWAHGYSYMPDSLAGENVPPGAAWPGLAGVGNISIANSDNAGSPSLTAAVAQGKRAIERLPG
- a CDS encoding acyltransferase — translated: MPRGRFAFVTGIVSWTLLIASTLFWCALLFPLALLKLVLPFAAVRRRIDPLLNGIATAWISGNTGWFSWIQREPWDIRGNDGLRYADWYLVNCNHQSWADIFVLQRSLNRRIPLLKFFLKQQLIYVPVIGLAWWALDFPFMKRHGKAQLRRNPALRRQDQETAKRACAKFSLVPTSVMVFAEGTRFSEAKRAAQDSPYRHLLKPKAGGLAVALNAMGSKFRSLIDVTIVYPEGAPGFWDLACGRAGPVLVRMRQLPVPPSFCEADYGSDKAFRTEFHHWLTRQWEAKDAEIDALTPPRQG